From a region of the Alkalihalobacillus sp. TS-13 genome:
- a CDS encoding monodechloroaminopyrrolnitrin synthase PrnB family protein → MVELKSRQNSSIDSIFPLEKFSEYVVNDLPEHNLRNEVEDIRKGENFLPEMKMVEHIAYNEPYSVKITVMGDLGIYLVSCLKANVPQSEVSSIIDKLELLSLVTGVVPRDTYASYVTYNPSEALRTFSGDESEVGFIQQHKVSDDAIKPAAEKAFALQNYEYDKETRIAYLQDIIECLKVLRKENKAVHQKVDPKYFISLFRDYFFPITMNGQDYNAPSGVHIANIILLDIIVGTADDNYFATTYELLPYLEPSEQLKIQHSMKNDSLKKQFVKNYLTHKNNDDEIEYLKEIFKMLKYYRYVHQGLVTRYIRKQDNAVSHGTGGFPFDEFLQERIDITEAAQRDMEEAFKDVNNIR, encoded by the coding sequence ATGGTTGAACTAAAATCAAGGCAAAATTCGTCCATTGATTCAATCTTCCCTTTAGAAAAATTTAGTGAGTATGTGGTTAACGATTTACCTGAACATAATCTCCGTAATGAAGTTGAGGATATCAGAAAGGGTGAGAATTTTCTCCCAGAAATGAAAATGGTTGAACACATTGCTTACAATGAACCTTATAGCGTAAAAATAACAGTAATGGGTGATTTAGGAATTTACCTTGTGAGTTGTTTGAAAGCTAACGTGCCACAAAGCGAAGTCTCTTCAATTATTGATAAATTAGAACTGCTGTCCCTTGTTACTGGAGTGGTACCGCGTGATACTTATGCTTCTTATGTTACTTATAATCCTTCTGAAGCTTTAAGAACGTTCTCAGGTGATGAAAGTGAAGTAGGTTTTATCCAACAACATAAAGTTTCCGATGACGCGATTAAGCCGGCAGCCGAAAAAGCATTTGCTTTACAGAATTATGAGTACGACAAAGAAACAAGAATCGCCTATCTTCAAGACATCATTGAATGTTTAAAGGTTTTAAGAAAAGAAAATAAAGCTGTTCATCAAAAGGTGGATCCGAAGTATTTTATCAGTTTATTTAGAGATTATTTTTTTCCAATAACCATGAATGGCCAAGATTACAATGCCCCAAGTGGTGTTCATATCGCTAATATTATTCTTTTAGATATTATTGTAGGAACCGCTGATGATAATTATTTTGCAACAACCTATGAGTTACTTCCATATTTAGAGCCAAGCGAGCAATTAAAAATACAACATTCTATGAAAAACGATTCATTAAAGAAACAGTTTGTAAAAAACTACTTAACCCACAAAAACAATGATGATGAGATAGAGTATTTAAAGGAAATTTTCAAAATGCTTAAGTATTATCGATATGTTCATCAGGGACTGGTGACACGATATATTCGAAAACAAGATAATGCTGTCTCGCATGGTACCGGCGGGTTTCCCTTTGATGAATTTTTGCAAGAGAGAATTGATATTACAGAAGCAGCACAAAGGGATATGGAAGAAGCATTCAAGGATGTGAATAACATTCGTTGA
- a CDS encoding replication-relaxation family protein has protein sequence MPKKISSREEALFETLHDLVFVDYPFLEKYIFLNSDGTPQHQNTIRRALKSLENEGYIKSFPVPKAHVRGADRLAYSLDTQGIQEASEILGGADWDKRWTQRTPTYIYHSIQIAYILMIYKTNIHHAKELEFVDYFSERRAFRNYGEWSKDKYGKKRQSPATVIRPDGAFVLKRLVKEKEFKFLYFVEMERSRQRIENTLEKMFRYNQYVLKKAYKEDFVFGDIDVVRVLFVSNKETERDRLLFHSKKADTKAIEKIQGTLFFASYDDVMANPYGAIWKANNSEDQGQFYHLTQKIEV, from the coding sequence ATGCCGAAAAAAATTAGCAGTCGAGAGGAAGCGTTATTTGAGACATTACATGATTTAGTTTTTGTGGATTATCCATTCTTAGAAAAATATATATTCTTAAATTCCGATGGGACGCCACAACACCAAAACACCATACGAAGAGCCTTGAAATCGTTAGAGAATGAAGGGTATATTAAATCCTTTCCTGTTCCTAAAGCACATGTGAGAGGTGCAGATCGTCTTGCTTATTCGTTAGATACACAAGGTATCCAAGAAGCGAGTGAAATTTTAGGAGGGGCTGATTGGGATAAAAGATGGACACAAAGAACCCCAACTTATATTTACCATTCCATACAAATCGCTTACATTCTTATGATTTATAAAACAAACATCCATCATGCGAAAGAATTGGAGTTTGTCGATTATTTTTCTGAACGAAGAGCCTTTCGTAATTACGGTGAATGGAGTAAGGATAAGTATGGGAAAAAACGTCAGTCACCTGCTACAGTCATCAGACCTGATGGTGCATTTGTACTGAAACGATTAGTAAAAGAGAAAGAATTTAAGTTCTTATACTTTGTTGAAATGGAGCGTAGCCGGCAAAGAATTGAAAACACGTTAGAAAAAATGTTCCGTTATAACCAATATGTTTTAAAAAAGGCATATAAAGAGGATTTTGTTTTTGGGGATATCGATGTGGTCAGGGTATTATTCGTATCGAATAAAGAAACGGAGCGAGACCGCTTGTTGTTTCATTCAAAAAAAGCTGACACAAAAGCAATTGAAAAAATACAGGGTACCTTGTTTTTTGCGTCCTATGATGATGTAATGGCCAACCCTTATGGAGCCATTTGGAAAGCCAATAACTCAGAAGATCAAGGTCAATTCTATCATTTAACCCAAAAAATCGAGGTGTAA
- a CDS encoding conjugal transfer protein, whose protein sequence is MKKRKYPQTVLRKKVIKGLFWTGFTLVLCLSIVAIVQTGNAGVDAHVQKPEPKEEKEDNLAASVGAQTFAENFASHYFYWKNTEEFMKIRAKRLEPFLATGLEEQAGLVFEGMKWNSKLASSQIWKVEETGSDTAEITLRIKQALFRTIQPDKKAITAAKKAKKKPPKPKVKKAGPYERYFVVPVKTDGESFVVHKIPHYVTAPEKPDITVGTEIDEEEIVSDPQLQKQITTFLNTFFKVYTTGTQDELYYYFNGDSIQSMKEILTFKEVKEVILKEGEGTANYTVFTTVVYTEFQSKAQVVYPYEMNIVQEEGRWFVKSIKIR, encoded by the coding sequence ATGAAAAAACGTAAGTATCCCCAGACGGTATTGCGTAAGAAAGTAATAAAGGGTCTATTTTGGACGGGATTTACACTCGTTTTGTGCTTGTCTATAGTCGCGATTGTCCAAACAGGAAATGCTGGAGTCGATGCCCATGTTCAAAAACCTGAACCAAAAGAAGAGAAAGAAGATAATCTAGCTGCAAGTGTCGGTGCTCAGACATTTGCCGAGAATTTTGCATCTCATTACTTCTACTGGAAAAACACGGAAGAATTTATGAAAATACGCGCAAAACGTTTGGAACCTTTTTTGGCGACAGGTTTAGAGGAACAGGCCGGATTGGTATTTGAGGGAATGAAGTGGAACAGCAAATTAGCATCTTCACAAATTTGGAAAGTTGAAGAGACTGGTTCGGATACCGCTGAAATCACGCTTCGAATAAAGCAAGCCTTGTTCAGGACAATCCAACCGGATAAAAAAGCGATTACGGCAGCTAAAAAAGCCAAAAAGAAGCCTCCTAAGCCAAAAGTGAAAAAAGCAGGACCATATGAAAGATACTTTGTAGTTCCGGTGAAAACGGATGGTGAATCTTTTGTCGTTCATAAAATTCCTCACTATGTCACAGCACCAGAAAAGCCAGATATCACGGTTGGAACGGAAATCGATGAAGAGGAAATCGTAAGTGATCCTCAACTTCAAAAACAAATCACAACATTTTTAAACACATTCTTTAAAGTGTATACGACTGGAACACAAGATGAATTGTATTATTACTTCAATGGAGACTCGATACAAAGTATGAAAGAGATTCTTACTTTCAAGGAAGTGAAGGAAGTGATTCTTAAAGAAGGGGAAGGGACAGCCAATTACACGGTATTCACCACCGTTGTATACACGGAATTTCAATCGAAAGCCCAGGTTGTATATCCATATGAAATGAACATTGTCCAAGAAGAAGGTCGTTGGTTTGTGAAGTCTATCAAGATACGATAA
- a CDS encoding LysE family translocator, with amino-acid sequence METIVILSFLGVAIFLTLMPGPDNLFVIVQSISQNKKAGIATALGLCTGLIVHITAATIGISAMVYQSTLAFSLVKYTGAAYLLFLAWQSFKENESVLINGNQKSLNYKSLYRKGILMNILNPKVSIFFLALLPQFVVKSNINISIQMFILGTIFLVQALFIFIIISVFSEKVRHLLLSKPFLAKRMNLFKGLLLVLIGLQIAFSQK; translated from the coding sequence TTGGAGACTATCGTTATACTATCATTTTTAGGAGTAGCGATATTTCTTACTTTAATGCCTGGTCCAGACAATTTGTTCGTAATTGTTCAAAGTATTTCACAAAATAAAAAGGCAGGAATAGCAACTGCATTAGGGCTTTGTACAGGATTAATCGTACATATAACAGCTGCAACAATTGGGATTTCGGCAATGGTTTATCAATCAACATTAGCTTTTTCGTTAGTAAAATATACTGGAGCAGCGTATTTATTATTTTTGGCTTGGCAGTCATTTAAGGAAAATGAGTCTGTTTTAATAAATGGTAATCAGAAATCTTTAAATTATAAATCATTATATAGAAAAGGAATTTTGATGAATATTTTAAACCCAAAAGTATCAATATTCTTTTTAGCTTTACTTCCTCAATTTGTAGTTAAGTCAAATATTAATATTTCGATACAAATGTTTATTTTAGGAACCATTTTTTTGGTTCAAGCTTTATTTATTTTCATAATAATTAGTGTATTTTCAGAAAAAGTACGACATTTATTATTGAGTAAACCCTTTCTAGCAAAAAGAATGAACCTATTTAAAGGTTTACTACTTGTACTTATTGGATTACAAATTGCTTTCAGTCAAAAATAA
- a CDS encoding cytochrome P450 produces MKPSDFPRDLRFRTPGQAFIENGVAHLRSYTDVQRAMMDDKENEFSQDRSFWAPKDQRVHLVFHFMWSTGRKKADGTPGRHDMLRSIIEPWFRLKAVKTMESKVQENTRALIRAIIEKGTGEFNLATELAYRLSIRTICSLVGLPMEREEWMRKHLEAFAQTPSFEQVNREPQEIEDYFWEVILDREQHPQDELLDVLIVAWKEKKITDLELLGYIWGSFSAGTDSTGVNITNFFCLLAEFGLLDESRARLDDADWFHKAGEEVLRFCTSFAAAPSLAIKDVVLDSGLTIPAMTPINLWLSAANRDEMINGGNTNASHPDVFDISRSPNHHLTFGSGIHYCIGAQLARLEMRIALQTALRYLPDLEFDDTKPFDRYAGLADGVRQAFFSFNQRKAEQLVDQLEEGVTSL; encoded by the coding sequence ATGAAACCATCCGATTTTCCAAGAGATCTTCGTTTTCGCACTCCTGGGCAAGCATTCATTGAGAATGGTGTCGCACATTTACGTAGCTATACAGACGTCCAACGAGCGATGATGGATGATAAAGAGAACGAGTTTTCCCAAGATCGATCGTTCTGGGCACCCAAGGATCAGAGAGTTCACCTCGTTTTTCACTTCATGTGGTCAACTGGAAGGAAGAAGGCGGACGGTACACCTGGTCGTCATGACATGCTACGCAGCATTATCGAGCCATGGTTCCGACTGAAGGCAGTTAAAACGATGGAATCAAAGGTCCAAGAGAATACGAGAGCTCTAATCCGTGCAATCATTGAAAAAGGAACAGGGGAGTTTAATTTAGCTACGGAACTGGCATATCGTCTGTCGATTCGAACAATATGCTCGCTTGTGGGCCTTCCAATGGAACGTGAGGAATGGATGCGTAAACATCTGGAGGCGTTTGCACAAACCCCTAGCTTTGAGCAGGTTAACCGTGAACCACAGGAGATCGAGGACTACTTCTGGGAGGTGATTCTCGATCGCGAACAACACCCACAAGACGAATTGCTCGACGTACTTATTGTTGCATGGAAAGAAAAGAAAATTACAGATCTCGAACTTCTGGGCTACATTTGGGGGTCATTTTCAGCTGGCACTGACTCGACCGGGGTAAACATCACCAATTTCTTCTGCTTACTGGCCGAATTCGGCCTCCTCGATGAATCACGAGCGAGGTTAGATGATGCAGATTGGTTCCACAAGGCAGGAGAGGAAGTTCTTCGTTTTTGCACATCATTTGCAGCAGCTCCATCACTTGCGATTAAAGATGTTGTTTTAGATAGTGGTCTAACGATTCCCGCTATGACCCCGATAAACTTATGGTTAAGTGCGGCCAATCGCGATGAAATGATTAATGGTGGTAATACAAATGCTTCCCATCCTGATGTCTTCGATATCTCTAGGTCCCCAAACCATCATCTAACGTTTGGATCCGGGATCCACTATTGCATTGGTGCCCAGTTGGCTCGACTAGAAATGCGTATTGCCTTGCAAACAGCTCTCCGATATTTGCCAGATTTGGAGTTCGACGACACGAAACCCTTCGATCGCTATGCGGGGCTCGCGGATGGTGTGAGACAAGCATTTTTCAGTTTTAACCAACGCAAGGCTGAGCAACTCGTTGACCAGTTGGAGGAAGGGGTAACCTCCCTCTAA
- a CDS encoding MFS transporter has translation MLYIGASPLHISTVVSMLSLAKPIEWVVPRLMRRFTDRKRMFTWCSMLELAFLVAAGPLALIMPDDWQLLVFIACYLLTAICMSISMAYWTSLIGDVIPREEHGTYFGNRQMVSFLAGFIALIVGGAVLEWMGETIGFGLLYLSSAVLLVVRLFILRKYPNPPFVQSMETSLLRMMRKPLADHAFMKMTAFLAGFMFIMYFAAAQLSYILLRVLAIDPFWVTIASAIAVGMQTIASSVWGRLTKKHPIRTLFLWTLLALTIVWLLFAGLMVLPALFLIMVIQVVSGVGLGGWRLFPLLYRLNAPHTERPAYSGMFNALTGMAGFSGGLLGGFVYDQTESIWIQSIGIPVTTGLVLLILTGVAHYAIPHLNRLEKEQADGRKLLRFLSKMEKRSNRNLTRIENALTRMERRIDALQGQV, from the coding sequence ATGCTCTATATCGGCGCTTCTCCTCTCCATATCTCCACCGTAGTAAGTATGTTGTCCCTCGCCAAACCCATTGAGTGGGTGGTCCCTCGCTTGATGCGTCGTTTCACCGACCGGAAACGCATGTTCACGTGGTGCAGTATGTTGGAACTCGCTTTTCTGGTTGCTGCCGGTCCCCTCGCCTTGATCATGCCGGATGATTGGCAATTGCTGGTCTTCATCGCTTGTTATCTTCTAACGGCCATCTGTATGTCCATCAGTATGGCTTATTGGACCTCTCTTATCGGAGACGTCATCCCGCGAGAAGAACACGGGACTTACTTTGGTAACCGGCAAATGGTTTCCTTCTTGGCAGGATTCATTGCCTTGATCGTGGGCGGCGCGGTATTGGAATGGATGGGGGAAACCATCGGATTCGGTTTGTTGTATCTGAGTAGTGCCGTGTTGCTGGTCGTCCGTTTGTTCATCTTGCGGAAATACCCCAATCCCCCGTTTGTCCAATCGATGGAAACAAGTCTCCTTCGCATGATGCGAAAACCGCTCGCGGATCATGCATTTATGAAGATGACCGCTTTTCTAGCGGGATTTATGTTCATCATGTACTTTGCGGCCGCCCAGCTTTCCTATATTCTGCTCCGTGTCCTGGCCATTGACCCCTTTTGGGTCACTATTGCCTCTGCGATCGCAGTGGGCATGCAGACGATAGCGTCATCTGTCTGGGGGCGATTGACCAAAAAGCACCCGATCCGAACCCTTTTCCTATGGACATTGCTTGCCCTTACAATCGTTTGGCTCCTGTTTGCGGGGCTGATGGTTCTTCCAGCCCTATTCCTGATTATGGTGATTCAGGTCGTATCCGGTGTGGGGCTGGGTGGATGGCGGCTGTTTCCCCTCCTGTATCGCCTCAATGCGCCACACACCGAACGTCCGGCCTATTCGGGAATGTTTAACGCACTGACCGGTATGGCTGGTTTTTCCGGTGGGCTTCTGGGTGGATTCGTCTATGATCAGACCGAATCCATCTGGATACAAAGCATCGGTATTCCGGTAACCACTGGTCTTGTGCTTCTGATCCTGACGGGAGTCGCGCACTATGCCATTCCCCATCTCAATCGTCTGGAAAAGGAGCAAGCGGACGGACGCAAACTGCTGCGGTTCCTCTCAAAGATGGAAAAGCGCAGCAATCGAAACCTAACCCGCATAGAAAATGCCTTGACCCGCATGGAAAGGCGAATCGACGCTCTTCAAGGGCAGGTTTAA
- a CDS encoding ATP-binding protein has product MRYHLFPLLIPKDGIKYELKTTMDAKILYFKDETAWVTMLNSLDRPWYRRLVKQEWISWEIVATKDTIRYFVWVPDAHIGQAFKSKYYAEHPEIEIIEVKDRNIDFSRPHAGTKIYTDSHWTVPIKTYHNEVVDTQAEMIEFLDGLIEDQEIHMQFLVQPAYRTEKSFRGIIRQLHKEGVMDETLQKDNDLYFTAIEGKSTRKLSRLGVRMLAFGRNTKDAKVLIKNVKGSIGTFSSGRLNQFKGREWWWFRTNRSLFRWEFKNRIYPIERMKNRVILGTEEMAAIMRLPSERVRNSKLNRLKMRSTPLPKEFKHSKLDSALSISLGEHKYHGQKTDVMFNLENLRYHAAFIGMSGMGKSTAMFNLVEGLINLDGVGTTIGGTVIDPHGDLCQDIAARIPPEKQHLVRYIKFSEGKLPFNVYDVDFESTEDKIAQTVVDVLKRTWKEFWGPNIDDNFLNGGIALQRIGEANLPNLQRLLSDSDYREYVLERLNREDPVENDLYLFFSNLQGLHDRDFHIKTNSTLNKLRKMTLSGVLGDMLRAKTNGLLFRENMDQGRITLLDLSELTSDEKKLVGSMCLTFAELAGKSRANTPPSERDKLPYHFVIVDEAPSLMEHSKDAIESFASELRKYKTSIILGMQGIKGQVPSEVAHAIFRNFGTFVSYRLGNPDDALTVHKSMPSEILTEQDYLNIEPFYSYIRMQIGNERTRPFLLKMKKPGPAKYNYTILALKKRTIDKAMEVENHAMAASFSNDVETSDNLLIAFDPEEEPLNVEESDSEYGSSDEKKKVSIEDALF; this is encoded by the coding sequence TTGCGATATCACTTATTTCCATTATTAATTCCTAAAGACGGGATTAAGTATGAGTTGAAGACAACGATGGATGCTAAGATTTTATACTTTAAGGATGAAACAGCCTGGGTTACGATGTTAAATTCTTTAGATCGTCCTTGGTATAGAAGATTGGTGAAACAAGAGTGGATAAGTTGGGAAATTGTGGCCACGAAAGATACGATTCGATATTTTGTTTGGGTTCCTGATGCTCATATTGGACAAGCGTTTAAAAGCAAATATTATGCGGAACATCCGGAAATTGAAATTATCGAAGTGAAAGATCGTAACATTGATTTTTCCCGTCCCCATGCAGGAACCAAGATATATACAGATAGTCATTGGACGGTCCCGATTAAGACATATCATAATGAAGTGGTCGATACACAAGCTGAGATGATTGAGTTTCTTGATGGACTCATAGAAGACCAAGAAATCCATATGCAATTCCTTGTCCAACCTGCTTATCGGACGGAAAAAAGTTTTAGAGGAATTATCAGACAGCTTCATAAAGAGGGAGTTATGGATGAAACACTTCAGAAGGATAATGATTTGTATTTCACAGCTATTGAGGGAAAGTCAACGAGAAAACTGTCAAGACTAGGGGTACGTATGTTGGCATTTGGTAGAAATACCAAGGATGCTAAAGTTTTGATAAAAAATGTGAAAGGTTCTATTGGGACATTTTCCAGTGGACGATTGAATCAATTTAAAGGACGTGAGTGGTGGTGGTTTCGGACTAATCGTTCTCTATTTCGTTGGGAGTTTAAGAATCGCATTTATCCGATAGAGCGCATGAAAAATCGAGTCATTCTTGGGACAGAAGAAATGGCTGCCATAATGCGATTACCCAGTGAACGTGTTCGAAATAGTAAACTGAACCGGCTTAAAATGCGCTCGACTCCTTTACCCAAGGAATTTAAACATTCAAAGTTGGATTCAGCATTAAGCATTTCATTAGGTGAACATAAGTATCATGGTCAGAAGACCGATGTTATGTTTAATTTAGAAAACCTTCGATACCATGCAGCCTTTATTGGCATGTCAGGCATGGGGAAGTCGACTGCCATGTTTAATTTGGTTGAAGGATTGATCAATCTTGATGGTGTCGGAACGACCATTGGGGGAACCGTGATTGATCCACATGGTGATCTATGTCAGGACATTGCCGCACGTATCCCTCCAGAAAAACAGCATCTTGTACGGTACATCAAGTTTTCAGAAGGTAAATTACCATTCAATGTTTATGATGTGGATTTTGAATCTACGGAGGATAAGATTGCTCAAACTGTCGTAGATGTACTAAAACGTACGTGGAAAGAATTTTGGGGTCCGAATATCGACGATAATTTTTTGAATGGTGGAATTGCTTTACAGCGTATAGGGGAAGCAAATTTACCGAATTTACAACGTCTTTTAAGTGATTCTGATTATCGAGAATACGTCCTTGAAAGGCTCAATCGAGAAGATCCGGTCGAAAATGATTTATATTTGTTTTTTTCAAATTTACAAGGTCTTCATGATCGTGATTTTCATATAAAAACCAATTCAACATTGAATAAATTGCGAAAGATGACGTTATCTGGCGTACTGGGAGATATGCTCCGAGCTAAAACGAATGGACTTTTGTTCCGTGAAAATATGGATCAAGGGCGTATTACATTGCTTGATCTTTCTGAACTAACGAGCGATGAAAAAAAACTTGTAGGCTCGATGTGCTTAACATTTGCTGAACTTGCTGGGAAGAGTAGAGCTAACACCCCTCCATCTGAGAGGGATAAACTCCCCTATCATTTCGTAATCGTTGATGAGGCGCCCAGTTTAATGGAACACAGTAAGGATGCCATTGAATCTTTTGCATCGGAGCTACGAAAATATAAGACCTCCATTATTCTTGGGATGCAGGGGATCAAAGGGCAAGTGCCTTCTGAAGTTGCTCATGCAATCTTTCGGAACTTTGGAACCTTTGTCTCGTATCGACTAGGTAATCCAGACGATGCTCTTACAGTTCATAAATCTATGCCATCTGAAATTTTAACCGAACAAGACTACTTGAATATTGAACCGTTTTACAGTTATATCAGAATGCAAATTGGGAATGAACGTACGCGTCCTTTCTTACTAAAAATGAAAAAACCTGGTCCTGCCAAGTATAATTATACAATTCTAGCCCTCAAAAAGCGTACCATTGATAAAGCGATGGAAGTTGAGAATCATGCGATGGCTGCATCTTTTTCAAATGATGTTGAAACGTCTGATAATTTATTAATCGCATTTGATCCTGAGGAAGAACCTTTAAATGTGGAAGAATCTGACTCGGAATATGGAAGTAGCGATGAGAAAAAGAAAGTCAGCATTGAGGATGCACTGTTCTGA
- a CDS encoding MFS transporter, whose product MSPDTQASILSGIIRSWLLKGPILVAFLLYIGANPLHISIVLGMTSIVKPIQWFVPRLMHTFPNRKRMFILSDFFEFFFLIAAGPIALIMPNHLRLPVFMASFLLSTIFMSVSISYWTSLISDAVPEGKQGTYFGNRQMLAFTSGSLAVITGGIILDRMDETMGFCLLFIASAALMIFRMFILRQYPNPLFERSTETSLFRMMQKPFADRPFMKMTVFLAGFMFILHFISVQLSFITFNVLGIDPYWASVMFAIFAGAHMASSYVWGRLTQRYPTRTLLILSLVFMALGWMLFAGLVVMPALVLLVWVNILYGIGHGGIQLFSLLYRIDTPRSERPAYSGMFNTITGLTGFMGGFLGGIVYNQTASVRLQSIEIPVISGILLMVLALLSPYAIPHRNTKERYESNLQQLQRKLSRQLFLQEKRSHLRSNRRAWQLSRMERRLNRLKQRLG is encoded by the coding sequence GTGTCTCCTGACACACAAGCCTCCATCCTTTCCGGGATTATCCGGAGTTGGCTTCTTAAGGGGCCCATCCTTGTTGCCTTCCTGCTTTATATCGGGGCCAATCCCTTGCATATCTCCATCGTGCTCGGCATGACATCCATTGTAAAGCCGATTCAATGGTTTGTCCCTCGATTGATGCATACCTTTCCAAACCGGAAGCGCATGTTCATTTTGAGTGATTTTTTTGAATTTTTCTTCTTGATTGCAGCAGGACCCATCGCTTTGATCATGCCTAATCATTTGCGCTTGCCGGTATTTATGGCTTCATTTCTGTTGTCTACGATCTTCATGTCCGTAAGTATTTCCTATTGGACGTCACTGATTAGTGATGCGGTGCCGGAAGGAAAACAAGGTACCTACTTTGGAAACCGGCAGATGCTCGCTTTTACCTCTGGTTCCTTGGCTGTTATTACCGGTGGAATCATCCTAGACCGCATGGATGAAACCATGGGTTTCTGCTTGCTGTTTATTGCTAGCGCGGCATTGATGATCTTCCGTATGTTCATCTTGCGGCAATATCCAAATCCCCTGTTTGAAAGGTCTACGGAAACAAGTCTGTTCCGTATGATGCAAAAGCCATTCGCAGACCGACCGTTTATGAAAATGACGGTTTTTCTTGCGGGTTTCATGTTCATCCTGCACTTTATCTCGGTTCAACTGAGCTTTATTACTTTCAATGTTTTGGGGATTGATCCGTATTGGGCTTCTGTGATGTTTGCGATTTTCGCAGGGGCGCATATGGCGTCTTCTTACGTATGGGGACGTTTGACCCAACGGTATCCGACCCGAACGCTTCTCATCTTGTCCTTGGTATTCATGGCACTTGGCTGGATGCTGTTTGCTGGACTTGTTGTCATGCCTGCTCTGGTGCTTCTTGTATGGGTTAATATTCTGTACGGGATTGGGCATGGAGGGATCCAACTATTCAGCCTTTTGTACAGGATCGATACTCCCCGATCGGAACGTCCCGCGTATTCAGGAATGTTTAATACGATCACTGGATTGACTGGGTTTATGGGTGGCTTTCTTGGCGGTATCGTGTATAATCAAACAGCATCCGTGAGGCTTCAAAGTATCGAAATTCCCGTAATAAGTGGAATCCTACTAATGGTACTCGCTCTGTTGTCTCCCTACGCCATCCCGCATCGGAATACCAAGGAAAGGTACGAGTCCAACCTTCAACAATTGCAGCGGAAGCTGTCTCGTCAGCTCTTTCTACAGGAAAAGCGCTCGCATCTTCGATCGAATCGGCGAGCATGGCAGCTTTCCCGAATGGAACGGAGGTTGAACAGGTTGAAGCAACGTCTAGGATAA
- the mobQ gene encoding MobQ family relaxase: MAIYHFSVQILSRSNGQSAVASASYRSGEKLIDDQTGEPKFYKRTVKPETMIIAPPNAPEWVYDRNRLWNAVEQVETRKNSQLAREINIALPVELSNLQQRNLIQTYVQTTFIDIGMIADIAIHRDDEKNPHVHVMLPTREISKAGFTVKNREWNDRRLLKWWRQQWAEHVNRVLEEADFEKRITHLSHEARRLKLLPTIHLGHVAHAMEKKGMVSERGQINRERLAYNELVLALEADQEDKEVKKVKR; the protein is encoded by the coding sequence ATGGCTATCTATCACTTTTCCGTTCAAATCCTTTCACGAAGTAATGGCCAATCAGCTGTTGCTTCAGCCAGTTATCGTTCTGGGGAAAAGCTGATCGATGATCAGACTGGGGAACCTAAATTTTACAAACGAACGGTTAAGCCAGAGACGATGATTATTGCACCACCAAACGCACCAGAATGGGTGTATGATCGCAATCGTCTATGGAATGCCGTGGAGCAAGTGGAGACGAGAAAAAATTCTCAATTGGCTAGAGAAATCAATATTGCCCTTCCAGTTGAATTATCGAACCTTCAACAACGGAACTTAATTCAAACCTATGTGCAAACGACTTTTATTGATATAGGTATGATTGCAGATATTGCCATTCATCGTGATGATGAGAAGAATCCGCATGTGCATGTGATGTTGCCGACACGAGAGATTTCAAAAGCAGGTTTTACGGTGAAAAACCGGGAGTGGAACGATCGAAGGTTACTGAAATGGTGGCGTCAACAATGGGCGGAACATGTCAATCGAGTCCTTGAGGAAGCAGACTTTGAGAAACGAATCACCCATCTCTCTCACGAGGCCCGTAGACTTAAGCTATTGCCAACCATTCATCTCGGTCATGTTGCCCATGCGATGGAAAAAAAGGGTATGGTAAGCGAGCGGGGTCAGATCAATCGTGAACGTCTGGCCTATAATGAGCTTGTGCTCGCGTTAGAGGCGGATCAGGAGGATAAAGAGGTGAAAAAAGTAAAAAGATAA